The proteins below are encoded in one region of Planctopirus limnophila DSM 3776:
- a CDS encoding P-II family nitrogen regulator — translation MKKIEAIVRHFKVEEIKEALTEVGVKGITASEVRGFGRQKGHRETFRGAEYTVDFLPKVKLEIVVSDDQEPKVVSTIIAAAQTGQIGDGKIFVTNIDEMIRIRTGEMGDEAV, via the coding sequence GTGAAAAAAATTGAAGCCATTGTTCGCCATTTCAAGGTCGAGGAGATTAAAGAGGCATTGACCGAAGTGGGTGTGAAGGGCATCACCGCCAGTGAAGTTCGTGGCTTCGGGCGACAGAAAGGTCATCGGGAAACGTTTCGTGGAGCGGAATACACAGTGGATTTTCTGCCGAAGGTCAAGCTGGAGATCGTGGTTTCTGATGATCAGGAGCCGAAGGTTGTCAGTACGATTATCGCTGCGGCACAGACGGGCCAGATTGGCGACGGCAAGATTTTCGTCACCAATATCGATGAAATGATTCGAATTCGCACTGGGGAAATGGGTGACGAAGCAGTCTGA
- a CDS encoding ammonium transporter translates to MTAQKKGPWSARLTIITILALMIGGSRSVPANDVTPAPTTQPFVAADIAFVLIATAMVLAMAIPGLALFYGGLVRRKNILSIMMQCVSLTGLMSVIWLLYGYSLVFAPDLPYSFGFVGGFDFVAMNGVLPTNGESGQTIPAVGTIPRMSHFMFQMMFFIITPTLICGAFAERLRFASVCWFSVLWGTFVYCPVAHWIWSDTGWFSEFNTTNPWCKAFDFAGGTVVHVTSGVSALICAIIIGNRLGFRQEPMPPHNLTYTALGAMLLWLGWFGFNAGSALAANPLAVAAFTATHMAAASGLLGWSFMEWLSHGRVTLLGACSGAVAGLVVITPACGTCSPLSALLMGIMGGAVCYLACTRLKNAFQYDDSLDAFGIHGVGGLLGAILTGVFATRMMKGGTEPLGLIDGNPEQILYQVIAALVTAFYAAFISVILLKIIDSSLGLRVSQQAELQGLDIAEHGEEGYIFH, encoded by the coding sequence ATGACTGCACAAAAAAAGGGCCCATGGTCAGCACGATTAACAATAATCACAATTCTGGCCTTGATGATCGGGGGTTCCCGAAGTGTGCCCGCAAATGATGTCACACCTGCACCAACGACGCAACCATTTGTCGCAGCAGACATTGCGTTTGTACTGATTGCCACGGCCATGGTCCTGGCAATGGCCATTCCCGGATTGGCTCTCTTTTACGGAGGTCTGGTTCGCCGGAAGAACATTCTCAGCATCATGATGCAATGCGTCAGTCTGACCGGACTGATGTCAGTGATCTGGCTGCTCTATGGCTACAGTCTCGTTTTTGCCCCCGATCTCCCCTACTCGTTCGGATTCGTTGGGGGCTTCGATTTCGTCGCCATGAATGGAGTTCTGCCGACAAATGGTGAATCTGGCCAGACGATTCCTGCCGTCGGAACCATCCCGCGGATGTCTCATTTCATGTTTCAAATGATGTTTTTCATCATTACACCCACGCTGATTTGTGGTGCTTTTGCCGAAAGATTGCGATTTGCATCGGTCTGCTGGTTCTCTGTGTTATGGGGCACATTCGTGTATTGCCCGGTTGCCCATTGGATCTGGTCAGATACCGGCTGGTTCAGTGAGTTCAATACCACGAACCCATGGTGCAAAGCCTTCGATTTTGCGGGTGGAACCGTAGTGCATGTCACTTCCGGGGTCTCAGCACTCATCTGTGCTATTATAATTGGCAACCGGTTGGGGTTTCGTCAGGAGCCCATGCCCCCCCACAATCTGACATACACCGCCCTGGGCGCGATGTTGTTATGGCTGGGTTGGTTTGGCTTTAATGCCGGCAGTGCCCTCGCAGCGAATCCCCTTGCTGTGGCAGCATTTACAGCCACTCACATGGCCGCAGCTTCCGGTCTTCTCGGGTGGTCTTTCATGGAGTGGTTGAGCCATGGCCGAGTGACTTTGCTGGGAGCATGCTCAGGTGCTGTCGCTGGATTAGTCGTGATCACTCCCGCCTGTGGTACCTGCTCTCCATTAAGTGCATTACTGATGGGAATCATGGGAGGAGCCGTTTGTTACCTCGCCTGTACCCGCCTGAAAAATGCCTTCCAGTACGATGACTCGCTGGACGCTTTCGGAATTCACGGCGTGGGAGGTCTGCTGGGTGCCATTCTGACGGGTGTTTTCGCGACCCGCATGATGAAAGGAGGCACAGAACCCCTGGGACTGATTGATGGAAATCCCGAGCAGATTCTCTATCAGGTGATTGCGGCCCTGGTGACGGCCTTTTATGCAGCATTCATTTCGGTCATTTTACTGAAGATCATCGATTCCAGCCTGGGATTACGCGTCTCTCAACAGGCAGAACTCCAGGGACTGGATATCGCAGAGCATGGCGAGGAAGGCTACATCTTCCACTGA
- a CDS encoding NYN domain-containing protein: protein MARYYHLIDGYNLMHAAGIARVRYARGDLERCRNRLLLRVSELLTEDERQRATVVFDAREAPPGSIRRHIYRGMNVEFADPGTEADDHIEILISNHSASRQLLLVSSDHRLQRAVKRRHGRSIDSEEFLRVYTQRELMREHEPHADEQSPPATIGQQKDLEFWLDEFENVDPRQILRELPKEISESRFLPPEEKPGASAPETPANYEIDPALERTRWEQEVDELQDLLDDPQRVKNWIDDPDFRQH, encoded by the coding sequence ATGGCACGATACTACCATCTGATTGATGGCTACAACCTGATGCACGCCGCAGGAATTGCGCGTGTCCGGTATGCCAGAGGCGATCTTGAACGCTGCAGAAACCGCTTGCTGCTCAGGGTGAGCGAACTCCTGACCGAAGACGAACGGCAACGAGCCACCGTTGTATTCGATGCCCGTGAAGCACCGCCGGGAAGTATTCGTCGGCACATCTATCGTGGTATGAATGTCGAATTTGCTGACCCTGGAACCGAAGCCGATGACCATATTGAGATCTTGATCTCCAATCATTCGGCCAGCCGACAACTGTTGCTGGTATCGAGTGATCACCGATTGCAGCGGGCTGTCAAACGACGTCATGGACGCTCGATTGATAGTGAAGAGTTTCTTCGTGTCTATACCCAGCGTGAACTGATGCGCGAGCATGAGCCACATGCGGACGAACAATCACCTCCAGCCACGATCGGTCAGCAGAAAGATCTTGAATTCTGGCTCGATGAGTTTGAAAACGTCGATCCACGCCAGATTCTCCGTGAGTTGCCTAAAGAGATCTCTGAGAGCAGGTTTCTTCCTCCCGAAGAAAAGCCTGGAGCCTCTGCACCTGAAACGCCTGCCAATTACGAAATTGATCCTGCCCTCGAACGAACTCGATGGGAGCAAGAAGTCGATGAGCTTCAGGATCTGCTCGATGATCCGCAGCGGGTCAAAAACTGGATCGATGATCCCGATTTCAGGCAGCACTAA
- a CDS encoding aspartate carbamoyltransferase catalytic subunit produces the protein MKATWSRRHVLGLEDLSAAEITTILDEAARFKEMARHGEARHSLLKGVTICNLFFEPSTRTKTSFNLAARRLGADTVDFTAAASSLSKGETFIDTARNIEAMGVDHMVVRHSTSGTPFLLTKHLGTGVVNAGDGTHEHPTQGLLDLFTIREQRGRIEGLTVALVGDILHSRVARSNIWGLKKLGAKVIVCGPATLIPAEIRQLGVEVSYRLDEILEQTDVINLLRIQFERQRGAFFPSIYEYAQFYGMTSERIARAKSDVLILAPGPINRGVELTPDVADGPHSVILDQVTNGLFVRMATLYLMQLAREQALTST, from the coding sequence ATGAAAGCAACTTGGTCGCGGCGTCATGTGCTGGGGCTGGAAGATCTTTCCGCAGCCGAGATTACCACCATTCTCGATGAAGCGGCCCGTTTTAAAGAGATGGCCCGTCATGGAGAAGCACGGCATTCCCTGCTGAAAGGAGTGACGATCTGTAACCTCTTTTTTGAGCCATCCACACGCACGAAAACAAGTTTCAACCTGGCAGCGCGTCGGCTCGGTGCCGATACCGTAGACTTTACCGCAGCAGCGAGCAGTCTCTCGAAGGGCGAAACCTTCATTGACACGGCTCGAAACATCGAGGCCATGGGTGTTGACCACATGGTGGTTCGCCACAGCACTTCAGGCACACCATTTTTGCTGACCAAACATCTTGGTACTGGTGTGGTCAATGCCGGTGATGGCACTCACGAACACCCGACACAAGGTCTGCTGGATCTATTCACAATTCGTGAACAGCGGGGCCGTATCGAAGGTTTAACGGTCGCACTGGTGGGAGATATCCTGCACAGTCGAGTGGCCCGATCGAACATCTGGGGGCTGAAAAAACTCGGTGCTAAAGTCATCGTTTGCGGCCCAGCCACCTTGATCCCGGCTGAAATTCGGCAACTCGGAGTCGAAGTAAGTTATCGGCTCGATGAGATTCTGGAACAGACGGACGTAATCAATCTGTTACGAATTCAATTCGAAAGACAGCGTGGCGCGTTTTTTCCTTCGATTTATGAATATGCCCAGTTCTATGGGATGACATCTGAGCGAATTGCCCGCGCGAAGAGTGATGTTCTCATACTCGCACCTGGCCCCATCAACCGTGGCGTCGAACTGACGCCTGATGTAGCCGATGGCCCGCACAGCGTGATTCTCGATCAGGTGACAAATGGTCTGTTTGTGCGCATGGCCACTTTGTATCTGATGCAACTTGCGAGAGAACAAGCCCTGACTTCTACATAA
- a CDS encoding prepilin peptidase, producing MTSLALIPVAILASFISGQLALREAALWGISLSKPISKQSAFLWGLLFWVGAAGLCISETWGAGISRSPQQLAVEGHGNRESVELASGNLEADLKREFSQRVHRFLIGGITPADVIAIGFVTLIVISMRVDLATMTIPDLITVPGVIAGFAFALVFPLVELVPVWGVSSLDSTSASFAALTSQSSFFGEQGRAILRWFAGVVCGAGVIWLIRLGAGWSLRTEALGFGDVTLMAAVGGFLGWQATLLSLMLSPVIGIGHAGVARCFGKTVLIPFGPSLGMAAFVIAWNWSWVWPWASTYLNDPVMLLVLGGMSLGGFAAGMLLLRVEKTPLEHPEKSRAKSRKSKRRRK from the coding sequence ATGACTTCGTTGGCACTCATTCCCGTCGCGATCCTCGCAAGTTTTATTTCCGGGCAACTCGCTTTGCGGGAAGCGGCACTATGGGGAATTTCCCTATCGAAACCGATTTCGAAGCAGTCGGCTTTCCTGTGGGGGTTGCTCTTCTGGGTGGGTGCTGCCGGATTGTGTATCAGTGAAACCTGGGGAGCAGGAATCAGTAGATCTCCCCAGCAGCTCGCGGTCGAGGGGCATGGGAATCGTGAGAGCGTTGAGCTCGCCAGCGGTAATCTAGAAGCCGATCTAAAGAGAGAATTTTCACAGAGAGTTCACCGGTTCCTGATCGGGGGAATCACTCCTGCCGATGTGATTGCGATTGGATTTGTAACGCTCATTGTCATTTCCATGCGTGTCGATCTGGCAACGATGACCATCCCGGATCTGATCACTGTGCCGGGGGTGATTGCCGGGTTCGCCTTCGCTCTCGTATTTCCACTGGTTGAACTGGTGCCTGTCTGGGGAGTGTCGTCTCTCGATTCAACGTCAGCGTCATTTGCTGCCTTAACAAGTCAGAGTTCTTTTTTCGGCGAACAGGGAAGGGCGATACTGCGATGGTTCGCTGGGGTTGTTTGCGGGGCGGGAGTGATCTGGCTGATACGACTTGGCGCTGGCTGGTCTCTGCGAACAGAGGCCTTGGGATTTGGTGATGTCACTTTGATGGCGGCAGTGGGCGGGTTTTTAGGGTGGCAGGCCACTCTATTATCACTGATGCTTTCCCCCGTCATCGGTATCGGACATGCCGGGGTCGCCCGCTGTTTTGGAAAAACCGTGCTGATTCCCTTTGGCCCCAGCCTGGGAATGGCCGCTTTTGTGATCGCCTGGAACTGGAGTTGGGTCTGGCCATGGGCCTCGACTTATTTGAATGACCCAGTGATGCTGCTTGTCCTGGGAGGCATGTCTCTGGGGGGATTTGCTGCCGGTATGCTGTTGCTGAGAGTCGAAAAAACGCCTCTCGAACATCCGGAAAAGTCGCGTGCTAAATCGAGAAAGTCAAAGCGCCGCCGAAAATGA
- a CDS encoding dihydroorotase — protein MATMLIQGGRVIDPANQLDQLLNLVIEDGVIAEITTGIPRTDEVIMAQGMIVSPGLVDLHVALRDPGGEEDEGTASGTKAALAGGFTTIAALPDTNPVVDNRASAEFVILQAERAGYCRVVPLGAITRNHQGEELADLGQLAAGGAGGFTDANRAVQSAEIMRRALEYARMLNRPIFAVPQDATLSAGGLMHEGYYSTVLGLRGIPAAAEEIIVGRDIALAELTGGHVHLMNISTRNSVEELKRAKGMGIRVTADVTPHHLAMTDASLVTYDTNLKVLPPLRSQEHVDALIEGLRDGTIDSISSDHRPFASEKKSREFDQVPFGVSSIETALAVVATVLVDGGLLDWPDLLRLLTVNPAKILGIEAGTLDIGRPADLALIDPAAHWIVDTRQFYSRGHNTPFKGKTLRSRVMKTIVAGEVRFSRQ, from the coding sequence ATGGCCACAATGCTGATTCAAGGGGGCCGCGTGATCGACCCCGCCAATCAACTTGATCAGTTGCTGAATCTTGTGATCGAAGATGGTGTGATTGCAGAAATCACAACCGGGATCCCCAGGACCGATGAAGTCATCATGGCTCAAGGCATGATTGTCTCGCCAGGACTGGTCGACCTGCATGTGGCCTTGAGAGATCCCGGTGGTGAAGAAGACGAGGGAACGGCATCAGGAACAAAAGCCGCCCTGGCTGGTGGTTTTACGACGATTGCGGCCCTTCCCGATACGAACCCGGTCGTTGATAACCGGGCCAGTGCTGAATTTGTCATTCTCCAGGCCGAAAGAGCGGGCTATTGCCGGGTGGTGCCCTTAGGTGCTATTACCCGTAATCATCAAGGAGAAGAACTCGCCGATCTGGGACAACTCGCTGCGGGCGGTGCTGGCGGCTTTACGGATGCGAATCGAGCCGTTCAAAGTGCCGAGATTATGCGGCGGGCTCTGGAATATGCCCGCATGTTGAATCGTCCGATCTTTGCTGTTCCTCAAGATGCCACGCTCTCGGCGGGTGGCTTGATGCATGAAGGTTATTACTCCACGGTCCTCGGCTTACGTGGAATACCTGCCGCTGCCGAAGAGATTATTGTAGGCCGGGATATCGCTTTAGCAGAACTGACCGGCGGACATGTCCATCTCATGAACATCTCGACAAGAAACAGTGTCGAAGAACTCAAACGGGCGAAAGGGATGGGAATTCGCGTCACAGCCGATGTGACACCGCATCATCTGGCAATGACCGATGCTTCACTGGTGACCTACGATACGAATCTGAAGGTTCTACCTCCACTACGCAGCCAGGAGCATGTCGATGCATTAATTGAAGGTTTGCGGGATGGAACCATCGATTCGATCAGTTCGGATCATCGACCGTTTGCTTCTGAGAAGAAGAGTCGCGAGTTCGATCAGGTGCCATTTGGCGTCAGTTCGATCGAGACGGCACTGGCTGTGGTGGCCACTGTTCTGGTGGATGGGGGACTCCTCGACTGGCCCGATCTCTTACGGCTGTTGACTGTGAATCCTGCCAAAATCCTGGGGATTGAAGCGGGGACGCTGGATATCGGGCGGCCAGCAGACCTGGCACTGATTGATCCCGCAGCTCACTGGATTGTTGATACCAGACAATTCTATTCACGAGGTCATAACACTCCTTTTAAGGGAAAAACTCTGAGAAGTCGCGTCATGAAGACCATCGTTGCTGGTGAAGTTCGATTCTCGCGCCAATAA
- the gyrA gene encoding DNA gyrase subunit A: MPSASFTPQPDRILPVAIEGEMRTSYVTYAMSVIISRALPDARDGLKPSQRRILVAMNDLNLGPNSGRVKCAKICGDTSGNYHPHGDGSIYPTLVRLAQNWNMRETLIDKQGNFGSLAGLPPAAMRYTEARLSAVASEMLDDLKRDTVDYVLTYDQRNREPVVLPSRFPNLLVNGSSGIAVGMATSIPPHNLAEVSQAVIRLLEDPETSIDELMEVLPGPDFPTGGIICGRYGIRQGYLTGRSTLTLRAKTRFLTEKNTDIIEVTEIPYLETRDRIREKLEQLVRDDKIKGISRIVDLTDRTTPAWQVCLHIVLKRDADKEVILNQLFQYSPLQSTFSVILLALSGNRPKTMNIKELIGEFIRHRITVIRRKTEFQLAEARKRKHTIEGLLIAQLNIDEVIQTIRSSGSRAEAKERLQAILVPSAMVARALGDAGFMEFQSEQGVRETYSLSANQTEAIVSMQLGSLANLEQEKLRGEHQRLIEDIFGYLHLLSDEAHIRAVIREEMQKLGDKYGNARRTEISEDELSDVDKEDLIPEEMMVVTLSQRGYIKRLPIHTYQAQNRGGRGIMGAKADDEDAIQDLFISSTHDWLLFFTDKGRVFWQKVYDLPLQSRTSKGRALVNLLSLQEGEQVATCVNTRTFEENRYLVMATRAGIVKKTSLDAYKRPTKGGIIAINLKDGDALIEARILSAQEDILLSTANGMAIRFSQADARAMGRNTSGVRGIKLRKDDEVIGMVVADPAMTLLTMCEKGYGKRTPFGFIESAPVVEDVIPGEDGVVADEEIAEALPEETDTEEAAGEEGDESSSSSRSYRRQRRGGLGVRDIRVIPRNGKVVKILAVQEGDHVLIVTAGGKIQRVRAAEISEIGRNTQGVRVIKLTEGDRVASMARIPADLCQETIEEKLDIEPKAQVEDIPADQANPPETSTLGDEQTTDSGE, encoded by the coding sequence GTGCCGTCGGCCAGTTTTACGCCGCAACCGGATCGAATTCTCCCAGTGGCTATCGAGGGAGAAATGCGAACCAGCTATGTCACTTACGCGATGAGCGTGATCATTAGCCGGGCACTTCCTGATGCGCGTGATGGACTCAAGCCCTCTCAGCGCCGCATTCTTGTGGCCATGAACGATTTGAATCTGGGGCCAAACTCCGGGCGAGTCAAATGCGCAAAAATCTGTGGTGATACGAGCGGCAACTATCACCCCCACGGCGATGGCTCCATCTACCCGACACTGGTTCGTCTGGCACAGAACTGGAACATGCGGGAAACGCTGATCGATAAGCAGGGGAACTTTGGTTCGCTGGCTGGTCTGCCACCTGCCGCCATGCGATACACTGAAGCCAGGCTCTCAGCTGTGGCCTCCGAGATGCTGGACGACCTGAAGCGAGACACCGTGGACTATGTGCTGACATACGATCAGCGCAACCGCGAACCAGTGGTGCTTCCTTCGAGATTTCCGAACCTGCTGGTGAATGGTTCCAGCGGTATTGCAGTGGGTATGGCCACGAGCATTCCACCACATAATCTGGCTGAGGTTTCTCAGGCCGTCATTCGCCTGCTCGAAGACCCTGAGACTTCCATTGATGAACTGATGGAAGTTCTCCCTGGCCCGGATTTCCCCACAGGAGGGATCATCTGTGGCAGGTACGGCATTCGTCAGGGATATCTGACAGGCCGCAGCACGTTGACACTCCGGGCAAAAACCCGCTTTCTCACAGAGAAAAACACCGACATTATTGAAGTGACCGAGATCCCTTATCTCGAAACCCGCGACCGTATTCGAGAGAAACTCGAACAACTCGTGCGCGACGACAAAATCAAAGGGATTTCCCGCATTGTCGATCTGACAGACCGCACCACACCGGCGTGGCAGGTTTGCCTGCATATTGTGCTCAAGCGGGATGCTGACAAAGAAGTGATTCTCAATCAGCTCTTCCAGTATTCACCGCTGCAATCGACTTTCAGCGTGATTCTCCTGGCCTTGTCGGGAAATCGTCCCAAGACGATGAACATCAAGGAACTCATTGGAGAATTCATCCGGCATCGAATCACTGTCATTCGCCGCAAAACCGAATTTCAACTGGCAGAAGCCCGCAAGCGTAAGCACACCATCGAAGGCTTGCTCATTGCCCAGTTGAACATCGACGAAGTCATCCAGACGATTCGATCTTCAGGCTCCCGGGCTGAAGCGAAAGAACGATTGCAAGCGATACTTGTTCCATCCGCCATGGTCGCCCGTGCTCTGGGCGATGCCGGTTTTATGGAATTCCAGTCTGAACAGGGAGTGCGTGAAACCTATTCACTCTCCGCCAACCAGACGGAAGCCATTGTGTCGATGCAGCTGGGCTCGCTCGCCAATCTGGAGCAGGAGAAGCTGCGCGGTGAACACCAAAGGCTGATCGAAGACATTTTCGGCTATCTCCATCTGCTGAGTGATGAAGCTCATATTCGAGCTGTCATTCGTGAGGAAATGCAGAAACTTGGCGACAAGTACGGCAACGCCCGCCGGACAGAGATCTCTGAAGATGAACTCAGCGACGTCGATAAGGAAGATCTCATCCCGGAAGAGATGATGGTCGTCACGTTGTCCCAGCGCGGGTACATCAAACGTCTGCCAATTCACACTTACCAGGCGCAGAATCGCGGTGGACGCGGAATCATGGGCGCGAAAGCCGATGATGAAGACGCCATCCAGGATCTTTTCATTTCCAGCACCCACGACTGGCTGCTGTTCTTTACGGATAAAGGACGCGTATTCTGGCAGAAAGTCTACGATCTGCCCCTGCAGAGCCGCACAAGTAAAGGCCGCGCTCTGGTCAACCTGCTTTCGCTTCAGGAAGGTGAGCAGGTCGCCACATGTGTCAATACGCGCACGTTTGAAGAAAATCGTTATCTCGTCATGGCTACCCGGGCAGGGATTGTCAAAAAGACCTCGCTGGATGCTTACAAACGTCCCACCAAGGGGGGGATCATTGCCATCAACCTGAAGGATGGGGATGCACTGATCGAGGCCCGCATTCTATCGGCTCAGGAAGATATTCTTCTGTCCACAGCCAACGGGATGGCCATCCGGTTTTCTCAGGCAGATGCCCGGGCCATGGGTCGCAACACGAGTGGCGTTCGCGGTATCAAACTCCGAAAAGACGACGAAGTAATCGGGATGGTTGTCGCTGACCCGGCGATGACTCTCCTGACGATGTGCGAAAAAGGCTACGGAAAGAGAACTCCGTTCGGCTTCATCGAATCAGCTCCCGTCGTCGAAGACGTGATCCCCGGAGAAGATGGCGTTGTGGCCGACGAAGAGATCGCCGAAGCCTTGCCCGAAGAGACCGATACTGAAGAGGCAGCTGGCGAAGAGGGCGACGAATCAAGCTCTTCATCCCGTTCCTACAGGCGTCAACGACGTGGCGGTCTGGGTGTCCGGGATATTCGAGTCATCCCACGCAATGGGAAAGTGGTCAAGATTCTGGCAGTCCAGGAGGGTGACCACGTGCTGATCGTGACAGCGGGCGGCAAGATTCAACGTGTGCGAGCAGCGGAAATCAGCGAAATCGGTCGTAACACACAGGGAGTGCGAGTTATTAAGCTGACTGAAGGCGATCGCGTCGCGTCGATGGCACGCATTCCCGCCGATCTCTGCCAGGAAACAATCGAGGAGAAGCTTGATATCGAGCCGAAAGCACAGGTCGAAGACATACCCGCAGATCAGGCCAACCCTCCCGAAACGTCTACTCTCGGAGATGAACAAACAACTGATTCCGGCGAATAG
- a CDS encoding P-II family nitrogen regulator, translating to MKKIEAVLRHYKLEDVKNALTQIGIQGMTVTEVRGFGRQRGHKETYRGAEYTVDFLPKVKLEVVVSDTEVAKAIETITNVARTGQIGDGKIFVTSLAEVVRIRTGETGPEAI from the coding sequence ATGAAGAAGATTGAAGCAGTGCTGCGTCACTACAAGCTTGAAGACGTCAAGAACGCCCTCACTCAGATCGGAATCCAGGGGATGACCGTGACTGAAGTTCGAGGCTTCGGTCGTCAGCGCGGCCACAAGGAAACTTACCGCGGCGCCGAATACACCGTCGATTTCCTCCCCAAGGTCAAACTCGAAGTTGTTGTTTCTGACACTGAAGTTGCCAAGGCCATTGAGACCATTACGAATGTGGCTCGAACCGGGCAAATTGGTGATGGAAAAATCTTCGTGACCTCACTGGCCGAAGTTGTGCGAATTCGTACAGGCGAAACCGGACCGGAAGCGATCTAG